The Ranitomeya variabilis isolate aRanVar5 chromosome 7, aRanVar5.hap1, whole genome shotgun sequence genome includes a window with the following:
- the LOC143785303 gene encoding E3 ubiquitin/ISG15 ligase TRIM25-like, producing the protein MASAELRDELNCSICLSLYTDPVSLRCGHNFCRSCIVSVLDAQEAAGGYSCPDCRAEYPERPALEKNRKLRNIVERFSSSQPDMEETRIFCTYCTKSPVPAVKSCLQCENALCCKHLTAHNKTVDHILIEPTDSFVSKKCSLHKKVLEYYCPQDTACLCASCCLVGEHRGHQVELLDEASEKKKKKLREYLDELNPQKADIQTKVQNLQAYKKKIHEKASDKRTNVSKKFINIEERLAMAEKKVLSEVSRQEEKIVSQISHLIKKLEIKEYELSRKICHVEEMSRVIDPIRLLQESDIKIFGHGDEDTGGNGREVSSEEDLDEVLITLTLHRSMRNIVPNVISELGVHVPDILLDVDTANRCVKISEDLKTATDSDKEQKRPESPGRFLYFPQVLSRHGLSSGRHYWEVEWNKVGGCGIGMSYPSIEREGRQSCIIYLDKSWCLGMYGDMYKVFYHSFRLALSVKQTCPTLGVFLDYEAGRLSFYELCDPIRHLHTFTASFTEPLHIVFYVYDGASVTIRS; encoded by the coding sequence ATGGCGTCTGCGGAGCTGAGGGACGAGCTGAACTGCTCCATCTGCCTGAGCCTCTATACAGATCCCGTatccctgagatgtggacacaacttctgccgctcGTGTATTGTGAGTGTGCTGGATGCACAGGAGGCGGCTGGAGGGTATTCCTGTCCTGACTGCAGAGCAGAATATCCGGAGCGTCCGGCCCTGGAGAAGAACCGGAAGCTGAGGAACATAGTGGAGCGTTTCTCATCttctcagcctgatatggaggagaccagaaTCTTCTGTACGTATTGTACAAAGTCTCCTGTACCGGCTGTGAAATCTTGCCTGCAGTGTGAGAACGCTCTATGTTGTAaacacctgacagcccacaacaagacAGTGGATCATATATTAATAGAACCCACCGATTCCTTTGTCAGCAAAAAATGTTCCCTCCACAAGAAGGTTCTGGAGTATTACTGCCCACAGGACACGGCTTGTCTGTGTGCGTCTTGTTGTCTGGTTGGCGAACATCGAGGACATCAGGTGGAACTTCTAGATGAGGCTTctgagaagaagaaaaagaaactgAGGGAATATCTGGATGAACTAAACCCTCAAAAAGCAGATATTCAGACAAAAGTCCAGAATCTGCAGGCTTATAAGAAGAAGATCCACGAGAAAGCCTCCGATAAGAGAACAAATGTCAGTAAGAAATTTATAAACATAGAGGAGCGACTGGCAATGGCAGAAAAGAAAGTGCTAAGTGAGGTCTCCAGGCAGGAGGAGAAGATTGTATCCCAGATATCTCATCTGATCAAAAAGCTGGAAATAAAAGAGTACGAACTGTCCAGAAAAATTTGTCATGTGGAGGAGATGTCTCGTGTCATCGACCCAATAAGACTCTTACAAGAAAGTGATATTAAAATATTTGGTCATGGAGATGAAGACACAGGGGGAAATGGCAGAGAGGTCAGTTCTGAGGAGGATCTGGATGAGGTTCTGATCACACTGACCTTACACCGATCTATGAGGAATATTGTCCCCAATGTAATATCAGAGCTCGGGGTCCATGTCCCAGACATATTGCTGGATGTGGACACTGCTAATAGATGTGTGAAGATATCGGAAGATCTGAAAACAGCAACAGATTCAGATAAAGAACAGAAGAGACCAGAATCACCAGGGAGATTTCTGTATTTTCCCCAAGTGTTAAGTAGACATGGCCTCTCCTCAGGACGACATTATTGGGAGGTAGAGTGGAATAAAGTTGGAGGTTGCGGAATTGGAATGTCCTATCCCAGTATAGAAAGGGAAGGACGACAGTCTTGTATTATATATCTTGATAAATCTTGGTGTTTGGGTATGTATGGTGATATGTATAAAGTTTTTTACCATTCATTCAGATTAGCCCTCAGTGTAAAACAAACATGCCCAACACTTGGGGTCTTCTTAGACTATGAGGCCGGGCGTCTGTCCTtctatgagctgtgtgaccccatcagacacttacacaccttcaccgCCTCCTTCACTGAGCCCTTACATATTGTTTTCTATGTGTATGATGGCGCCTCTGTTACAATAAGAAGCTGA